From Nocardia sp. NBC_00416:
GCGACCACGTCGACGGCGTTACCGCTCACAACGGTCGCGTCCGGCCAGTCGAGTGGTCCTTGCAGCGTGGTCGACACCACCGTTGCCGGCAGGTTCCGCATCCGGGTGACCCAGGGGTCGCGCACCTCGGACTCCTCGGTGCTCGAAGCCAGCATCTGCGCGAACAACCGATACGTGTTCGCCCCCAGAACCATCCGCTGCTCCTCGTCGTAGGAAGCGAGGCGGTGGGCGAGCAGTTCGGGGCCCTGTTTACCCCAGTACCCGGTCCAGTCGCCGCCGGCGGCGCCGTAGCCGTCGAGGCTGGAAAAAACGTCGAACGTGTAGGTCGCGGTCACGATGCTCTCCTCGAGTCGGTCGATCCGGGTCTGTGGATTGAGACCGATGGCCGCGGCGAAACTCATCGCCGATGGACTCGGCCGGCCGCGTACCGTCACGGGCTGCGCGGTGGATGCCGCGCTGGGACACGGAGGGAACTCGCTATGAGCGACAAATACGACGCGAACCGGGATCGAGTCCTGCGGGTGGCCGCCGAGTTGTTCGCGAAGTCCGGCTACCACGGCACCGGCATCGCCGACCTGGGGACCGCGGTGGGCCTGGGCCGCGGTGCGCTGTACCACTACATCGGCAGCAAGGAGGCGATCCTCTACGAGATCAGCTGCCGCCGCCTCACCCAGCTGAACTCGATCGCGGACGAATCGGCGCTCACCGAAGCCGATCCCGAAATCCGGCTGCGCGGACTCGCGCGGGCGCTGATGCGCGATATCGCCGGGCACCGCGCCGAATGGACAGTCTTCTTCCGCGAACACCACGCGCTGACCGGCGAGCGGCGCGACCGGGTGATCGCCGAACGCGAACGCTTCGAATCCCATTGGCGACACGCCTTGGAGCAGGGCGTCCGCGACGGCCGATTCCGAGCGCTGCCCCGGCTGATGGCCAAAGGGCTGCTCGGTATGTTCAATTACAGCTATGTGTGGATGAATCCCGGGGACAGGGAAACGCCCGACGAGATCGCCGACGC
This genomic window contains:
- a CDS encoding TetR/AcrR family transcriptional regulator — protein: MSDKYDANRDRVLRVAAELFAKSGYHGTGIADLGTAVGLGRGALYHYIGSKEAILYEISCRRLTQLNSIADESALTEADPEIRLRGLARALMRDIAGHRAEWTVFFREHHALTGERRDRVIAERERFESHWRHALEQGVRDGRFRALPRLMAKGLLGMFNYSYVWMNPGDRETPDEIADAFLDTVITGMRSGEHA
- a CDS encoding dihydrofolate reductase family protein codes for the protein MTATYTFDVFSSLDGYGAAGGDWTGYWGKQGPELLAHRLASYDEEQRMVLGANTYRLFAQMLASSTEESEVRDPWVTRMRNLPATVVSTTLQGPLDWPDATVVSGNAVDVVAQLKNDSAIPLRSHGSLSMNRALMAAGLVDRVQVTLFPVITGKTGLDPIFEGAADFDLELIESRTLDGNIQELVYRPTLHS